Part of the Notamacropus eugenii isolate mMacEug1 chromosome 5, mMacEug1.pri_v2, whole genome shotgun sequence genome is shown below.
ggagggagggagggcatggGCACGGACGGCGGCCGCCACCCCTCCCCCTCTGCTCTGTCAGTCACAGCGCCGCGAGCGGCAGCAGCGCCCGTTGAATCCGTTCCGTCCGTTGGTCGGCGCGCACGCGCACGCCCCTGCCTCCGCCCTTTCTGACTTCCTCAGGGAGAGGTGTGCCCGCGCGCCTGCGCGCGTGCGTCTAAGCCCTCTTCCTCTCCCGTGCAGACGgacgtgcgtgcgtgcgtgcgtacGCCTCGCTTCCAAGCTCCGCCTCTTCCCTCCGGTGCGTCACCAGCCGCGCCCCGCCCACCAGTCTGGCAGGCGAGCAGGCAGACGGAGTCTGGGCGTCCGTGAGCCGCTCCACCCTCCGCGTTCCGAGGCCCCGCAGAGCCCGCCAGAGCGATTCCTCTCCCGACGAAGGGGCCAGCCGCCGAGATGTGAGTGACGCGCCTCCGGGGCCCGAGCGGGCGGGGGTCTGGCTCCGCGGCTGCTGCCGGGGCGTGCCCCCTCCGTGCGGCCCGGGCTGCGGGGGACGCCCTGACGCGGGCCGCAGCCTGTACGCTTGTATTCTCGTACGCGCCCTACGAATAGAGCCGGCCCTGCCCTCGCGGAGCTTCCAGTCTGAGGAGGGAAGCCCCGGGGTCCGGAGCGGCCGAGGGGAGGCGGCGGCGGGGTTCCGATCGCGCCTCGGCGGGGGGGACGGAGCCTGGAcgtggaagggagggggagggggcgggaGACCCTGCCCCGGGCCCTGGCCCCTCCTGGGCCCCCTCCGCCCCCTCCGCCCTTTCCGTTCTGGAAGGGTCTCCGTGGTGGGCACGGCAGCAGTAACGATGATGACGGCGGTGATGACGTTTATGTAGCGCCTTCGGAGCGCTTTCTAGGCGGGGTCCCCTTGGAGCCCGAGAACGACCCTGTGTGGGGCGGGGATAtgtgtgcccattttacagagggggaaactgaggctcagggaggcgCTTTGGCAGCGCTGGAACGGTTCCCTACATAAGCGAGTAAAGAAGCATGAACTGGGGGGGGGGTCCCTGCCCCCAGGGGGTCGCTGTGGCTGCCCCCAGGGGGTCGCTGTGGATCTTTAGGGAGAAGTCAGATCATGAACATTATTGTCTAGGAACCAGGCTTCCTAGGAATTTTGAGTTACTTTCTTGTGGAGTGCTTGTGGAACATTTCTCCCTGCAGTCAGACATTTGTCACCGGTGCACAACTTTGGGAGTGTTCACTTTTTCCTCTTGAAGGAATGTGGCTTAGGATTTTAAGGTCCCTTTGGTGACTGTGCTTTACAGTGTGAccttttaaatgcatttttcctGAGCTTACCCAAGATTTTACCAAGAATCCTATCTGGCACCCCAGGGGGCTCAAGTTTGGAGAATGAAAGGAGGCTAGGAAACTAGAATCAGAATAGTCTCGTTGGCTTCTCAGGAAAGAAAATGCATTCCACCAAAATAGAGTATTAAtggcagctagcatttatataatacctactacgtcgttacaaatattatctcatttcattctcctaACAACCCTCGGAAGTAAATGCTattgttagccccattttacagttgagaaaattgaggcaagcagaggtgaagtaacttaaCCAAGGTCCATCaactggtgagtgtctgaggctggatctgaactcaggcccagcactctatccacttctccACCTTAGGTGCCCCATACTAAGTACTACtatgtggttgttcagttgttttcagtcatgtctgacttttcatgatcccacttgggatcctcttggcaaagatactgcagtagtttgctgtttccttctctatctcattttacaaatgaggaaactgaggcaaatggtgaaatgacttgcccagggtgacacaactagtgagtatctaggccatatttgaactcaggttttcctgagtccaggcaTGGCTCTCTATCTATTGCATCACATAGCTGCTCATCAATATGTTCAAGATAATGTTGAACATTATGGGTGATTCATAGAATTACATggcagtctctgctttcaaagaaTTTAAGTTCCAGTTGGGAAAAAATTGCAAAAATAACCTTACATGTCATCGTCTGACTAAATATCAACTAATAAAAGTATCTACTCTGGGTTGGAGTGGTCAAGGAATGCCATTTCCTTCAAAGCAGCATTCTGGTGTCTCCTTTTAGTagaaaactttcctgattctgtccctccccattgTTGGCAGTCTCTTCCTTTCACAGTTACTTTATATCGCCTTTCAtatactttgtgtttatttgtgtgtgtgatgGCTCTCTATCTCCAATAgaacataagtttcttgagggtaggtaCTATTAAATTTTTCTTGGCTTTGCAGCCCTAGGAAGAGCCTTGACTCAAGTGCTTTACATGCACAAaaggcttaataaacatttattgaattgaattcatgagaaaaataaaatttgatcttGGCCTTGAAGGATAGATAAATTCAAAGCTATGAGCATTATCCCAGTTATTTCTTCATTTACCTACTATTTAGTGGTAGTGTGAATTTAATAATGCTCATTCCTGAAAATTACATTCAGAAGTAGCAAGAAACAATAATTATAGCAAATGAACTTAACTATGTCCTTAATGGGGGTGAGGCAAAGGTGTGGTCCACAATTCTTAGGCTTAACTATGAAAATACCCTGAACTGATAAGGATTAATTTCCTTGTTCAGAACtaaaaactcattatctttccttatgCCGTGTTCTGGTGATTCtatctttacaacatctcttagaccatgcccccttctctcctaagACACTGCTACTGCTGTGAtccaggccctcattacctcacgCCTACATGATtgtaatagccttctggttggctTCTCTGTCTCACTCCTCTTCCTTCCAGACTATCCTCCCCTCAGCTGTCAGTGATCTTCCtgaagcacaaatctgaccatgtcacttcttttcagtaaactccagtggttccctattgcccataggatcaaatatgaaatcctctgtgtggcttttaaagtttttcataacCTAGATCCTTCTTACCTTCCTAGCTTTTGTGTACCTCACTTATGTCCACATAACTCtaccatccagtgacactggctttcttATTCTTCCTTGAGTAAGAGTCTCTGTTTCCCAAGTCCATGCGTTTTCACTGACCATTCCACATACCTGGACCTCTTCCTTACTCATGTCCACCTTACTGCTTTTCTGACttacttcaagtctcagctaaaagcCTCCCTTCTGCAAGAATCATTtaccagtcctccttaatctcagTGCCTTCACTGTCAGAAACTTACGTGTACGTAATTGTTCACttcttgtcttctcccattacatggaaagctccttgaggacagatgctgcttttgcctttctttatatccccagcacttggcacagtgcccagcaccagtaggtgcttaataagtgcttattgacttgacttaaaAGGTTGTGTACACTCTCTCTGAGGAGTCCCTCACTTTCCTaaacccaatttcctcatctgcaaaaagagaatACCGTTAAGTAGTACCTGCCTGCTCTACTGAGTTGTTGTAAGGGTCAGATAAGATGATGGATAGCAAAATCTTTGCAAACCTCCAAGTACCATCTGAATATCACCTACGTAAGAAATGATAGAAACTTGTATAAACAGGAAGTTAAAAGCATTGTGTCTTAGATCATGGCACAGAGTAGACTATGTTGCACCCCATCTATCTCTACTGGAGGATTTAACTTACGGTATCTTAGAAGTGTTGGGAAATTTCAAAGGAAGTAAAAGATTTAGAAGAAGCTCGACATATTACTATCAGAAAGattatgtttaaaagaaaaaatcgaAGAAGCTTTTGTTCCATTGTAGTTCCTCTTTGTTGTACTAGGCGATCAGAAGGTCTTACCAATTTAAATTTTGCACTGTACATTTCCATAGGCTGGAACCAGTTACCGTATTTTACTTTATCATAACTTTGAATAGCATGAATTCAATTACATACAGCCACTTCAGGGGGTTCATTATTTGTACTAGTTGGGACCAAGCTATATTCTGAGATATAAATGAGATATTCTCAgatatgaatttattttgaaaatgtgtTATAATTTGCTCATGGTTATAATTTTGTATGTTGCAGGTCGACAGGTGGGCCTTCTGTTTCTGGTGCTGCCTCTGGCAGTAACCGCCGTCTTCAGCAGGCACAAAATCAAGTAGATGAGGTATGGCTTTGGGACATTATAAATCTATAACTTCTAACTACAGAGATGGGAAAGCTTAGTCATTAACTGTAAACTGTGAACACTCTGGACTCAAATTGAAAAGTATATGGCAAAAAGATCATAGCTATCGCCTCCTTGGGCTCTGATAGCTCTGATACGAGTGGAAGTCGGACACTTACTAATTAGAATGAATGCCTGTATAGCCGtaaatcaaatgcttttaaaagtgCCCTGGGAGCTGTCTGCCACATTGTGCCCTGCCCACTAGAGGACTGTAAAGATTAGATTTATAGGTGGCATGGACGCTTTTAACCTGCTGCCGTTTCTGTGAACACGCAAGCTGCTTCTTAAGTGCATGCTGtaagtcagtcagcaaacatttgtgaagtgcctaCCATATGCTAGACCCTATGCtaaactagggatacaaaaagtgaCAAAAGGAGCTTTCAAGGAATTTGCAgtccaatgggagagacaacatacaagtaAATAGATGTATTATATTATTGTATTGCGTATTAATATATGAAATACAAATTTTTCCCAGTGTTTTAGAACAATCAAAATGGATTAGATAGCTCTCCCTTTAGCTTGACAGTATTACTGTcccaagtttttaaaaagtgtttttgacAACGTTTGCAGACCCTTCTTGACTGTGTTTAAAAGTGGACAGCACTGAACATGTCTGCAAAATAATGTGCATTTGTGGAGCCACTGAGTTATACCTGAACTATATACCACAAGGCAAAGGGAGCTGGGGCCAGGGTGGAACATAACGCTCACTAGTTACTCATTAAAAATTGTAGAAAAGAAAGTTGCTTATTGCTCAACACTGACATGTAcatagaggcagcatggtatagtgagaAGTATGTTGGATATGGAGTTGGGAAAAATCTGGCTTTGAATCTTGCTTCAGGCACTAGTTCTGTTACCACACTAAAGTCCCTCcacctcttggagcctcagtttgctcatctgtaaagtggggtgGTTTGTAGAGGTCATATGACCTGTATGTAAAGTGTCTTTGCAGTTCTTTTAAGTGCTAGTGAAGATACCAGCTATTAAAGTTTTCAGAATATTTCAGATTTGATTCcctcaaaataacaaaaatgttatatttggaatcagaaaattaGAATCATGTCTATTTTTTCATAAGCTGCCTGCAAGGAGTTTCAGGCCACTGCAGGACCAAGAATGCTTAGAAATGGACAAGATCAAACAACTTACTAGCTGCAGAAATTACACGAGGGAATTATTTTCTGTTAACCTACCTGCGGAAGGGAGTATTACAATGCAGATTAGAAAACAGCCTTTTTCTCAAGATCCTatggatatttacaaaacaaaataatgacaCATCATTTCAAGGTCCCGTCAATTCAGTTCAAATTGTTGCAACTATAGGAATAAGCAACTTTTGGTTCATGGGTAAGTGAGCTGCTCCCTTCCCACCTCTGTTGCATATATGTACTTCAGCTGATCAAGTTTTAAccttattcatttatttccacTACACTCACTACGTGTATACAGTCTTGTATAAACTTGTTTGGTAAAACACTACTCAGTAGACATAGTAATATGAAGGTTTGATGGTCTTCTATGAAATTCTGAAAAGTCACATAGTTTCATTCTCAGAAACACTTTCTAATTCTGTAATGTCACTATTCCTTTCCGTTGTTTTCTGCTTTGGAAATTTAGTTGAGGCCTTTTGCCAAAAGTAACAgatttttcctgaaaaaaaaaattggaagggtAAATACAACAGTTGATGTCATTGGGAAATTCTGTTCAGTCTTGTTAACTTTTGTGAACTTCTTGGTTTAGGTAGTGGACATTATGCGAGTCAATGTGGACAAAGTTCTGGAGCGAGATCAGAAACTCTCTGAGTTGGATGATCGTGCTGACGCCCTGCAAGCAGGGGCTTCCCAGTTTGAGACGAGCGCGGCCAAATTGAAGAGGAAGTACTGGTGGAAGAATTGCAAGGTAAAGTTACACCCTTTACACGACTTTCTCTGCTCAAATCGTGTCCTTCACTCAGGGGAAATCGGTCCTAGAAAGCTCCTCATGAATACAGAATTCTACAGGCATGTGACCATCATGAATCTGGTGGTCCAGAAAAGAAGACTTCCATTGCCTCCTGTCAGAAGCATTTATAGAATGCCCATCAGTCCCAAAGATGAGTTTCATGGACTACATGGAATCATAGAAAGTACAGTAGGTTTGGAGTCAAAAGGTCCTGTTGGACTCCCCagggaccttggacaaatgaccttctgaaccttgttttcctcattgtaaaattaGGGTGTTGGAATGGAGGATCACTGAAGTCTATTCCAGCTCAAAGTCCTATGATCCTCAAAGTATTTAAAGACAGATGGTGTAATTTAGCACAGGACTGGAAGAGTCAGAGATAGGAACTTAAGTCCTGACCCCAGAATGCCTATAGGCAATTCACAgaatttctttgagcctcagtgtcctcatctgttaaaaaagtggggaggagttggattagatcacATGTCatgttgttttcatctttgttttatagcACTGTGAATTTTCCCTCTCagccttacagggttgttgagagaaaagttttttgtacattttaaagtgccatataaatgttaaacatcattttttttctgtccctctATACTAACAAGAATTCCCCATAGTCTGTGACAGGCTTATACAGAGCAGGGTATCCAAAGCACAGAATTCAGGAAATTTGTGATAGAACTGTGGGCACAGGATACATAGCCCAAGTCAGAGATGGAATGGTTAGTCTACCACAGAACAGAACCACAGGAACCCTGGCAGAAGATTAggaaaaagctacaaaaagatGATGGtcaaaataactaatatgttTTTTACAGAATTATCAAATCTGCCCTTATAAAATTTGGAGTCCTTTTTGTCTGTTTGCTTAGTGTTTGGAAAAGTTCTCATCCAGATGAAGTAATAATCCTTTCCTCATATGGGGAACCCAGGAATATGAATATCCCTTTGGGCATGGAGTAGACTAGAACAAGCTCCCAAGTAACTTAGAAGTCCAGAGTCcatttatcaggaatgcttgaaagtcctctatttcattgaaaagccattttttccccctgaagaattatactcaattttgctggataagtggttcttggttgtaatcctggcTTCTTTGCCCTCTCAAataatatattccaagccctatgaccctttaatgtagaagctgataaatcctgtgttatccgtACTGTGGCTCcaagatatttgaattgtttcttcctggctgcttgcaatattttctccttgacctgggagctctggaatttggctataatattcttgtgatttttccttttggtatctcagGACGTGATtgttagattctttcaatttatattgtaccctctagttctaagatatcaaagataataataatgataattgataatttcttgaaataagatatCTCGGTTCCATTTTTGATCTTGGCTGTCAGGTAGTCCAgtagttcttaaattatctctcctcaatttattttccaggccagttgtttttctagtgagatatttcatgttttcttctatttttttttcattcttttgactttgttttattggttttttgatgtttcatggagttattagctttcttaatttcttttccaatgagtAGAACAATGTAAATTTGTCTCTTGTCAGGGTATTTCACTATTGTATGGTATTCTTCAGTAAGCAGGATAATCAACACATTTGAAGATGTGGAATGGAATATGTTTTGTTACAGATGTGGGCGATACTAATTGCCGttgtgatcatcatcatcatcatcatcgttggtGAGTGCATGTGCGACAAACAGAATGAGAAAATACTCTTTCAAGTGTCATTTTTAGATAtaatgtctcaaaagtcttagttcagttttaagctgttaaagcttatgagtctttcttttccttttcttccctcttctctctctttatcttcctctcctctctcttcttttttcttctctttcctcttcctctcactc
Proteins encoded:
- the VAMP3 gene encoding vesicle-associated membrane protein 3, translating into MSTGGPSVSGAASGSNRRLQQAQNQVDEVVDIMRVNVDKVLERDQKLSELDDRADALQAGASQFETSAAKLKRKYWWKNCKMWAILIAVVIIIIIIIVVWSISS